TCTGTCTTGGTCATCAGTCAATTGGCGAAGCCTTCGGCGGCAAGATCGTGCATGCCAAGCAACTCATGCACGGCAAGGTTTCTGCGGTCCACCACAAAAACGAAGGCGTTTTCAAAGGCCTACCGAATCCGCTGACCTGCACCCGCTACCACTCGCTGGCCATCGAGCGTGAATCGCTGCCCGAATGCCTGGATGTCACCGCGTGGACCGACGACGGCGAAATCATGGGCGTTCGCCACAAAACCCTGGCCGTTGAAGGTGTTCAGTTCCATCCCGAATCCATCTTGACCGAACGCGGTCATGACCTGCTCAAGAACTTTCTGGACGAATTCAAGCAATGACCCCGCAAGCCGCCCTGCAGCGTGTCATCGAACACCGCGAGATTTTTCATGACGAAATGATTTCCCTGATGCGCCAGATCATGGGCGGCGAAGTTACGCCGGTCATGATCGCTGCCATCATCACTGGCCTGCGCGTCAAAAAGGAAACCATCGGCGAAATCGCCGCAGCGGCCAGCGTGATGCGCGAATTGTCGACGCCGGTGAATGTTCCCTATGACAACCATTTCGTCGATATCGTTGGCACCGGCGGCGATTCGGCGCACAGCTTCAATATCTCGACAACATCCATCTTCGTTGCCGCGGCTGCTGGCGCCAAGGTGGCCAAGCACGGCGGACGCAGCGTGTCGTCTAGCTCAGGTAGTGCTGACGTACTGGAGGCGCTCGGGGTCAACATCATGCTGTCGCCCGAGCAGGTTGCCGCCTGCATCGAGGAAACCGGCATCGGCTTCATGTTTGCGCCCAACCATCACAGCGCCATGAAGCACGTTGCGCCGGTGCGCCGCGAAATGGGCGTGCGTACCTTGTTCAACATCCTCGGGCCGCTGACCAATCCGGCCAGTGCGCCAAACACCCTGATGGGCGTTTTTCATCCTGATCTCGTTGGCATTCAGGTCCGCGTCATGCAGCGCCTGGGGGCCGAGCGCGTGCTCGTGGTGCACGGCAAGGATAATCTGGATGAAATCTCCCTTGGCGCAGCCACCCTGGTTGGCGAACTGAAGAACGGCGAAGTAACTGAATACGAAGTGCATCCCGAGGACTTCGGCCTGCAGATGATGTCGTTGCGCAACCTGCGCGTTAATAGCGCGGATGAATCGAGGGAGGTCATGCTCGGCGCGCTGGGCAACAAGCCGGGCGCGGCGCGCGAAATCGTCTGCCTGAATGCAGGTGCCGCACTTTACGTTGCCAATGTTGCCGACAGCATCGGTGAAGGTATTGCCAAGGCTCGTGAAGCGGTTGCCTCCGGTGCGGCACGTGCCAAGCTGGACCAATTCGTCCAATGCACACAGCGTCTGGCCGCCAAATGAGCGACATCCTCAACAAGATCATCGCCACCAAGCACGAAGAAGTCGCGGCTGCGCTGCTCGTGAAGTCGTTGGCCATTGTCGAAGCCGAAGCAGCCGCCCAGCCCTCGCCCCGCGATTTCGTCGGCGCCATCCGCGACAAGGTCTCCCACGGTCAACCGGCAATAATCGCCGAAATCAAAAAGGCCAGCCCGTCGAAAGGCGTCATCCGCCCCGACTTTCACCCGGCCGAGATTGCCCGCAGCTACGAGCAGCACGGCGCTGCCTGTCTGTCCGTGCTCACCGATCGCCAGTACTTTCAGGGTTGTCCGGAATATCTGCAGGCTGCCCGCGCCGCTTGTACGCTGCCCGTGTTGCGCAAGGACTTCATGGTTGACCACTATCAGGTCGCCGAAGCTCGCGCCATGGGGGCGGACGCTATTCTGCTCATCGCCGCCGCGCTCAGTCTTGCGGAAATGCAACAACTTGAAGCGCAAGCCCATGGTTACGGTATGGCTGTGCTGGTTGAAGTGCACAACGGTGAAGAGCTCGATGCAGCCCTGCAATTAAAAACCCCGCTGCTCGGCATCAACAACCGCAACTTGCGCACCTTCGATGTGACCCTCGATACCACGCTCGGCCTGCTCGCCCGCATTCCGGCTGACAGGATCGTCGTAACCGAAAGCGGCATCCTGAAGCCGGAAGATGTGGCGCTGATGCGCGCCAACAAGGTTCAATGCTTCTTGGTCGGCGAAGCCTTTATGCGCGCGCCTGAGCCAGGGGTGGAGCTTGCTCGCCTGTTTGCCTGATTTGTGTTGCGTCAAAACAACATAAATTCACAGAAATGGCAGAACATACCAATCACTGGTTGCTAGGGCCTTTCGCTCTTTGCGACAATCACTGCCAACTTCTCGATCCGAGAGGTAAAGCTTGGTCCGGCTTGCGGGCCAGATTAAAAACTAACCACTAAGGAGATTTTCTGATGCAAAAGAAGATTATTGCTCTGGCAGTTGCCGCTCTGGCCTCTACCGCCGCTTTCGCACAAACCAACGTGACCATCTACGGTATCGCTGATGCCAGCGTGTCTGCCACCACCAACCTGGGCGCCACCACTGGCCAAACCGGTTTCAAGGTCAACACTGGCACCCTCTCTACTTCCCGCATCGGTTTCAAGGGCGTTGAAGATCTGGGCAACGGCCTGAAGGCTCTGTTCACCCTGGAATACGGTCTGGCGATTGACGACAATACCGGTATCGGTACTGGTACCAACATTGCACGTCAGCAGTTCGTCGGTCTGACCGGCGGTTTCGGTACTGTTATCGCTGGTCGTCTGCAAACCACCGGTCTGGACTTCACGGTTGCTGGTTCCGCTCTGGGTGGTTCGGCTCCGCTTGGCGCCACGAACGTTGCAACCGCCACTGCTGGCACTGGCCTGATTAACGGCACCCAAATGATTACTGGCCTGTATGGCCGTCAGAGCAATGCTGTTGCCTACGTTTCGCCGTCCTTCGGCGGTGTGGTCGTGGCCTATAACCACGCTCGCATTACGGAAGCAGCCCTGAGCACCAACACGACCGATAGCCACGGCGATCTGATTTCTGTTGGCTACGACAACGGCCCGATCTCCGCTGGTGCGATCTACACCAAGGCGACCATGGCAAACACGCTGGCTAACGACAACCTGAAGGAATGGGGTCTGCGCGCCGGTTACGACTTCAAGGTCGTCAAGCTGCAAGCTACCTATCAGCAAGCCAAGTCTGATGATACCGCTACCTACGTTGGCAAGGACAAGAAGTGGGTTGTTTCCGCTACTGTGCCGATCGGTGCCAAGCTTGCTGTCATCGGTGAATTCGCCAGCCTGAGCGTTGACTCCACCGCTGCCAATGACGATGTCAAGGTCGGCACTTTGGCCACCACCTACGCACTGTCCAAGCGCACGACCGCTTACGCTGCCTTCGTTGCCAAGCGTTCGCAAGACCTGAACGCCGACACCAACACCTACGCACTCGGCCTGCGTCACGCTTTCTAATCTGAGTTAAATCAGTTGGAAACAAAACGGGAGCTTCGGCTCCCGTTTTTCGTTGGCTGAATATATTTTAAGCAAGCGTGTAGCAATGAAAAACGGGCGCCTCGGCGCCCGTTGTGTTTTGTTGTGTCTCTATTCCGATCAGCCGATCAGGATCAGATTGTCGCGGTGGATGAATTCCGGTTCGTCGACGTAGCCAAGGATGTTCTCGATGTCGAGCGTCGATTTTCGCGTGATCAATCGGGCTTCGCCGCTGCCATAGTTGGTCAGGCCGCGGGCAATTTCATGGCCGTCGCCGGAAATGCAGGCTACTGCGGCGCCGCGTTCAAATTCGCCTTCGGCAGCGATGACGCCGATGGGCAACAGGCTTTTTCCGGCTTTTAGCGCGTTGACTGCGCCATCGTCAAGTATCAGGCGGCCGGCAAGCTGCAGGTGATCTGCCAGCCATTGCTTGCGGGCTGCCAGGGGCTGGGTTTCGGAGACGAGCAGGGTGCCAACCGGCTCGCCGGCAGCTAGTCGGATAATCGGGTCAATTTCTCGGCCGCTGGCGATGGCCGTGTGGGCGCCACTGCGGGCAGCGCGCTTGGCGGCGATAACCTTGGTAATCATGCCGCCGGTGCCAATCCGGGTGCCGGCGCCGCCGGCCATGGCTTCCAGTGATACATCGCCGGCCCGGGCTTCGCTGATCAGCGTGGCGCTGGTGTCCTTGCGCGGGTCGGCGGTGAACAGGCCGATCTGGTCGGTCAGGATGATCAGTGCATCGGCTTCGATCAGGTTGGCGACCAGTGCGCCCAGCGTGTCGTTGTCGCCAAACTTGATTTCGTCGGTGACGACGGTATCGTTTTCGTTGATGATCGGCACGACGCCAAGTTCCAGCAGCGTGGTCATTGTCGAGCGGGCGTTCAGGTAACGCTTGCGGTCGGCCAGGTCGTCGTGGGTGAGCAAAATTTGTGCGGTGTGCAGGCCGTGCTTGGCGAAGGCGCCTTCATAGACCTGCGCCAGGCCCATCTGGCCGACTGCCGCTGCGGCCTGTAGTTCATGTACCGTTTTCGGGCGCTTGGCCCAGCCAAGGCGCTGCATGCCACAGGCGATGGCGCCGGAAGAAACCAGTACGACCTGTTTGCCCTGTTCGCGCAGGATGCTGATCTGGCGCGCCCAGTCTTCAATGGCGGCGAGGTCGAGTCCGGCGCCGTTGTTGGTGACGAGTGCCGAGCCGACTTTGACGACGAGGCGTTTGGCGGTGGCGAGGCGGGTCTTGCTCATTATTCCTCTGCGGCGTTGTCTTCAGTGTCTTCGTCGTCGTCAGGGATTTCCGGGCGAGCCATGTGCTCCAGTGCTTCCTGGATGGCGTAGATCAGCGGTTTGGTGCCATCGCCGCTGATGGCGGTGATCGGGAACACCGGGCCGTCGTACTTGGTGGCCTTCTTGTAGGCTTTGATGAAATTCTTGACGGCGGCTTCGCGGTCTTCTTCGGGAATCAGGTCGAGCTTGTTGAGGACCAGCCAGCGCGGCTTGTCAGCCAATGCAGGGTCGTGCTTGATCAATTCGCCGACGATGGCCTTGGCATCGCGCACCGGGTTGGCATCCGGATCGATCGGTGCGATGTCGACGAGGTGGAGCAGGATGCGCGTGCGTTGCAGGTGCTTGAGGAAGCGGATGCCGAGGCCGGCGCCATCGGCAGCGCCTTCGATCAGGCCCGGCACGTCTGCCATGACGAAGCTTTTTTCGGCATCGACGCGAACGACGCCGAGGTTGGGGTGCAGCGTCGTGAACGGGTAGTCGGCAACCTTCGGGCGCGCTGAGGAAACGGCGCGGATCAGGGTGCTCTTGCCGGCGTTGGGTAGACCGAGCAGGCCGACGTCGGCGAGAACGCGCAGTTCGAGTGTCAGTTCGTGCTCTTCGCCCTGGTCGCCATTGGTCTTCTGGCGCGGGGCGCGGTTGGTCGATGACTTGAAGTGGATATTCCCGAGGCCGCCCTTGCCGCCTTTGGCGATCAGGATTTTCTTTTCGTTGACATCGAGGTCGGCGAGGATTTCACCGGTGTTCAGGTCGGAGATGACCGTGCCGACGGGCATGCGCAGAACAATGTCGTCGCCGCCGGCACCGTAGCAGTCGGCACCGCCGCCGTTTTCACCTCGCTTGCCGATGAATTTACGGGTGTAGCGGTAGTCGACCAGGGTGTTGATGTTGCAGTCGGCCACTACGTAGATGCTGCCGCCACGGCCGCCGTCGCCGCCGTTGGGGCCGCCCATCGGGATGTATTTTTCGCGGCGGAAAGTTGCGGCGCCATTGCCGCCGTCACCGGCTTTTACATAAATCTTGGCTTCGTCGATGAACTTCATTTTTTTCCGCCTCTACATCCGGCCACCAGAAAATCTGATGGCATAAACTAAAAAGCCCCATCCAGCGGACGGGGCTTTTGCTTCCGCCTGGCCGATTTATTCGGCGGCCGGAACGATGGTCACCACGCGGCGCTTTTTCAAGCCCTTGATGGAGAACTGAACCACGCCGTCCTTGAGTGCGAACAAGGTGTGATCCTTGCCGCAGCCGACGTTGTCGCCCGGGTGGAATTCGGTACCGCGCTGGCGAACGATGATGTTGCCAGCCAGGATGAATTGACCGCCGTAGCGCTTGACGCCCAGTCGTTGGGCTTGTGAGTCGCGGCCGTTACGTGAACTACCGCCTGCTTTCTTGTGTGCCATTTATTAGCTCCTTGAACTTAGGCCGCGATCGCGTCGATGCGCAATTCGGTGTAGTTCTGACGATGGCCTTGATGCTTCTGGTAATGCTTACGACGACGCATCTTGAAGATCTTGACCTTGTCGTGGCGGCCGTGGGAAATCACGGTTGCTTTGACGGTGGCGCCAGCAAGGAAGGGAGCGCCGATCTTTACCGACTCGCCTTCGCCTGCCATGAGGACCTGGTCAAGGGTAACTTCTGCGCCAACGTCTGCCGGTATCTGTTCTACTTTAAGTTTTAGACCATTGGTAACGCGATACTGCTTACCGCCGGTTTTTATGACCGCATACATGGGTTGGACTCCGAAAATAAATCTAAAGGGTGCTACAAAGAACCGCGCATTATACGGAAATTCTCTGACAAGTCAAAGCCTTGTCGAGGCGCTGTGGTAAACTGCCCGTCTTTGAAAAAAGGAGTTCCCATGGCTGAAATCACCACCGCCTCCGGGCTGGTCTATGAAGATACCGTTGTCGGCGAAGGCGCCGAGGCCAAGGCTGGCCATCAGGTCAGCGTGCATTACACCGGCTGGCTGACCAATGGCAGTAAGTTCGATTCGAGTAAGGACCGTAATGACCCGTTTGAATTTTCGCTCGGCATGCGACAGGTTATCGGCGGCTGGGATGAGGGCGTTCAGGGTATGAAGATTGGTGGTACGCGCAAACTGACCATTCCGCCGCAACTGGGCTACGGTGCACGCGGCGCTGGCGGCGTCATTCCGCCGAATGCAACGCTGGTCTTCGAGGTTGAACTCCTCGGTTTGCGATGAGCGGTTCCGACAGCGATTCGCGTCCGAAGCGGCCGTCGACCGACGCGGCTTCGGACGACCCGTGGGCAAAATGGCGCAAGCCGGACGCCCCGGTGGCCGAAACTGAGCCAAAAAAGGCGTTTCGGCGGGATGAGGCGTCCATAGAAGCAACGACTGACCCTGCGGTCAACCCGGAAATGCGGGCAAAAACGAAATCTTTTGAGGCTGCGCCGAAATGGCCTGCCCGCGATGAGGCGTCTGCTGCGGCGCCAGCTGACGTAACGGAAGAAGCGCCGGCCTTGCCGGAGGGCACTCTGGGTGTTCGTCGTTCGGCTACGCCTTCGCCGCGGGCACCGAACAAGAAGCCGCTGCGTGGCGGTTCTTCGCTGCGCAAGCCGTATGCACCCAAAGCTGCGCCGGTTGCGGCGACTGAATGGAGTGTCAAGGCAGATCGTCCCGAGCGTTCGGCCAAGCCGGCGCCCGTCGTTCGTCAGCCGGTCGTGCGCGATGGCCCGCCGCCGGAAGGTGTGCGGCTTTCGAAAGTGATGTCCGAGCGCGGCATGTGTTCGCGGCGCGAGGCGGATCTGTGGATCGAGCGCGGCTGGGTGTTTGTCGACGGCGAGCGGGTCAGCGAACTGGGTTCGCGGATTGATCCGAATGCCGAGGTGGCGATCTCGAAAGAGGCGAAATTCGATCAGGCCAAGCAGGTGACGGTGCTGTTGAACAAGCCGATTGGCTATGTCTCCGGGCAGCCGGAGCCGGGCTTTACGCCGGCGATTACCTTGATTACGCCAGACAATCAAATGCGCCAGTCAGGCGACCCGGAGTTCAAGCCATGGATGTTGCGCAGTCTGGCGCCGTCCGGTCGGCTGGACATCGATTCGACCGGCTTGCTGGTGCTGACGCAGGATGGTCGCGTTGCCAAGAAGTTGATTGGTGAAGATAGCCCGGTCGAGAAAGAATACTTGGTGCGCGTCGCCGGCGAAATGATCAAGGGCGGTCTGAATCTGTTGAAGCACGGCCTGGAACTTGATGGCAAAGCGTTGAAGCCGGCGTGGGTCAAGCAACTGAACGAGGACCAGTTGCACTTCATTCTGAAGGAGGGCAAGAAGCGCCAGATTCGTCGGATGTGCGAGCTGGTTGGCTTGCGTGTGATCGGGCTGAAGCGGGTGCGCATTGGTCGCGTCAAGCTGGGTGAGTTGGAAATCGGTCAGTGGCGCTTTTTGCGGGCTGACGAATCTTTTTGATTTTGGCTGTTTTTTCCGGTTGACCGTGGCAGCCTGCCCGGAAGCCGGAAAAACAAAAACGCCGGCGGGTTTTTAACCGGGCCGGCGTTTTTTATGGGTAACGGGAGTCAGGTTCAGGCCGGCTTGTTGCCGATCATCACGGTGGCTTCGCCTTCGATGACCACGGTGTCGCCCACCTTGCAAATGGTGTCGAGAATGACGCGCTTCTTGGCGGCCACGACTTCCTTGACGGTGACCGTCGTCTTGACCGTGTCGCCGGGACGAACCGGCGCCTTGAACTTCAGCGTCTGACCGAGGTAGATGGTGCCGGGGCCGGGCAGGTGGGCGCCGAGCACAGCCGAGATAAAGCTTGCTGAGAGCATGCCGTGGGCGATGCGGCCACCGAAGGGGGTGGTTTTGCCGAACTCTTCGTCGAGGTGCACGGCATTGGTGTCGGTGGAGACGCCTGCAAACAAAACGATGTCGGCATCGGTGACGGTCTTGCCCATTGTGTGGGACATGCCGGGCTGCAGGTCTTCAATGTAAAAAGTCATGGCTGTTTCCTCAGGGTATGAAATTTGTACCCGCAACTCTAGCACGCGGGCCGCGACAAAATGGGTTTTGCATAGCTATTCGGCACGCAGGGCCTCGACCGGGTCGAGACGAGCGGCATTTCGGGCTGGCAGCACGCCGGCCAGCAGGCCGATGACGATGGCGATGCCCTCGGCGAGCAGGACAAAGGTCAGCGGCGTGTGCACGGGCAGGGCGGGCAGGGCGAAATGAATGAGTTGGGCCAGGCCAAAGCCGAGTACCAACCCGAAAAGGCCGCCGAGCGCCGAGAGGGCAACAGCTTCGCCGAGAAAGAGCAGCAGGATGGTACGCCGCGGTGCACCGAGGGCGACCAGCAGGCCGATCTCGCCGGTGCGCTCGGTGACGGCGATGGTCATGATGGTGACGATGCCGACGCCGCCGACCAACAATGAAATGCCACCCAGCGCGCCGACAGCCATGGTCAGCACGTTGAGAATATTGGACAGCGTTTTCAGCATGTCTTCCTGCGTTACGATGGTGAAGTCCTCGCGACTGTGGCGCTCGATCAGGTGCGCCTTGATACGGCTGGCGATGAGGGCGGACGGGATGCCTTCCTCGGCGGCAACGTTGATTTCATCGACGCCTTCGCGGTTGAACAGCTCCTGGGCGCGGGCCGTCGGCACGAAGGCGGTGTCGTCGAGGTCGATGCCGAGGAACTGCCCCTTCGGCGCCAGCACGCCGATGATCCGGAAATGCAGGCCGCCGACCCGCAGACGCTGGCCGAGCGGGTTTTCACTGCCGAACAACTCGGCTTTCAGCTTGGAACCGAGCACGACGAAGGCACGGGCGCTGCCTTCATCGTCGGCGGGCAGGAATTGGCCGCTTTGCACGGTCGACCGGAAAATTTGCGGTAATTTGGAATTGACGCCGTAGATCAGCGTGCGCCGCGTGCGGCCGTTGCCTTCGACTTCGGCATTGCCGCGGACGTTGGGCGTGACGGCGACGACGTGCGGCAGGCGTTCGAGGGATTTGGCATCGTCCAGCGACAATGGGCGAGCACTCGACGGCAGTCCGGAGGGCGATCCGCCAGTCTTGGTCTTGCCGGGAACGATGGAAATGACGTTGGTACCGAACTGGGTGAATTCGCCGAGCACGAAGCGGTGGATGCCTTCGCCGATCGAGGTGAGCAGGATGACGGCCGCGATGCCAACCCCGATGCCGAGCAGCGTCAAAAAGCTGCGCAGACGCTGCGCGGTGATGGCGCGAACGGCAAGCTGGAAGGCGTCGGTGAAAAGCATGTCAGTGCTTCATCAAAGCTTGCACGGGGTCGAGCCGGGCGGCACGGCGCGCCGGCATGACGCCGAAGATCAGGCCGGTGGCGAGTGCAGTGCCCAGTCCGGCAATGACCGCCCAATCGGGCGGATAGGCCGGGAAAACCGGGAAGAACTGGCGTAGTGCAAAGGCGCCGAGCTGGCCGAGCAGGTAGCCGAGCAGGGCGCCGACGGCCGAGAGCATGGCGGCTTCGGCCAGGAAGGCGAGGCGGATGGTTTTGGCGGTGGCGCCGAGTGCCTTGAGCAGGCCGATTTCGCCAGTGCGCTGGGTGACGGCGACGAGCATGACGTTCATCACCAGAATGCCGGCGACGGCCAGACTGATCGCGGCAATGCCGGCGACGGCCAGCGTCAGTGCGCCGAGCAGTTTGTCAAAGGTGGCGAGCACGGCATCCTGCGTGATGACGGTGACGTCCTCCTCGCCACGGTGACGCTGCTTGAGGGTTTCCAGCACCAGATCCTTGGTCCCGGGAATGGCGTCGCGGGTGTTGGCCTCGATCATGATGCGGAACAGGGTGTTCGAATTGAACATGGCTTGCGCCAGCGACACCGGCACGATGACCAGTTCGTCGGTATTCATGCCCAACCCTTGGCCGGTGGACTTCAGCACGCCGACGATACGCAGCCGGCGATCGCCGACGCGGACCAGTTGGCCGACAGCCGGGGTGCTGCCAAACATTTCCTCACGAATCTTGGCGCCGATGATGGCGACCGACGAGCCGCGATTCCAGTCCTCTTCCGGCAGCGATTGACCTTGCGCGATCTCAAAGTTGCGGATGGGAATGAATTCGGCGGTCGAGCCGGCGACCATCACTTCACGCAGCTTGCCGCCGTAGCTGATTTCCGAGGTGCCGACGGCGAGTGGCGCAACGCGCCGGGCGCCGGGCAGGCGACGCAGGCTGGCGGCGTCGTCGATGGTCAGGTCGCGCGGTGTCGAGGTGATGGCATTGGCCGGATTGAAGCCGCCGGTGCCGGAGCGGCCGGGTAGCACGATGACCAGGTTGGTACCGAGTGACGAGAACTGGCCGACGACATAGCGCCGGGCGCCGTCACCCAGCGCCGTCAGGATGACGACCGCGGCGACGCCGATAGACATGGCGAGCACCGACAGCGTTGTGCGCATCGGGTAGCCGGTGGCAGCATCGCGGGCAAAGCGCAGGGTGTCGCTCAGGCGCATGGGCGGCGGGGGCTGGGCGGGAAAAGTGTGGTTCCCACGGTCAACCGGAATTTTTGGCCAAAATTGAAATGCCTGACTGCTGCGAATCGCTCTTCAGGCGCCCGTCTTCCATGACCAGCTGGCGTTTGGCGCGGGCGCCCATGCCCTGGTCGTGGGTGACGACGATCAGCGTGACGCCCTTGGCGTTGAGTGCTTCGAGCAGATTGACCACTTCTTCGCCGGTATGCCGGTCGAGATTGCCGGTTGGCTCGTCGGCGAGGATCAGCGCCGGTTGCATGATCGTGGCGCGGGCGATGGCGACGCGCTGGCGCTGGCCGCCGGAGAGTTGATCCGGCTTGTGGTCGGCGCGCGTGTCGAGGCCGAAATCCTTGAGTGCCTGCGTGACCCGCTTGTTGCGCTCGGCCACCGGAATGCCGGCCAGCGTCATCGGCAGCGCGATGTTCTCGGCCGCCGTCAGGCGGGGCACGAGATGAAAGCTCTGGAAGACGAAGCCGATCCGTGTGCTGCGCACAGTGGCTTGCTCGTCGGGCGACAGCGTCGTCACGTCACGGCCTTCCAGCTTGTATGTTCCTTCGTTGGGCGGGTCGAGCAGGCCGAGGAGGTTGAGCAAAGTCGATTTGCCGGAGCCGGATGGCCCCATCACGGCAACGTATTCGCCGGCTTCGATCTGCAGATTCAGCCCGGCCAGCGCATGGACCGTCGTGTCGCCGAGCAGGAAGCGGCGTTCGATGCCGGAAAGTTCGATCAGCGCCATGCGCCTACTTGGCCTTGGTTTGCGATTTGTCGTCTGGCGTCACCTTGGCACCAGCCTTGACGCCTTCCTTGTCGAGCGAGGTGACGATGCGGTCGCCGGCTTTCAGACCATCAAGAATCTCGGTGTATTCCCAGTTGGCCAGTCCGGCCTTGATCGGACG
The nucleotide sequence above comes from Betaproteobacteria bacterium. Encoded proteins:
- a CDS encoding aminodeoxychorismate/anthranilate synthase component II, coding for MLLMIDNYDSFTYNIVQYFGELGQDVKVFRNDEITIDDIARLDPEYLVISPGPCAPAQAGISLAAIKEFSGKIPVLGVCLGHQSIGEAFGGKIVHAKQLMHGKVSAVHHKNEGVFKGLPNPLTCTRYHSLAIERESLPECLDVTAWTDDGEIMGVRHKTLAVEGVQFHPESILTERGHDLLKNFLDEFKQ
- the trpD gene encoding anthranilate phosphoribosyltransferase, with product MTPQAALQRVIEHREIFHDEMISLMRQIMGGEVTPVMIAAIITGLRVKKETIGEIAAAASVMRELSTPVNVPYDNHFVDIVGTGGDSAHSFNISTTSIFVAAAAGAKVAKHGGRSVSSSSGSADVLEALGVNIMLSPEQVAACIEETGIGFMFAPNHHSAMKHVAPVRREMGVRTLFNILGPLTNPASAPNTLMGVFHPDLVGIQVRVMQRLGAERVLVVHGKDNLDEISLGAATLVGELKNGEVTEYEVHPEDFGLQMMSLRNLRVNSADESREVMLGALGNKPGAAREIVCLNAGAALYVANVADSIGEGIAKAREAVASGAARAKLDQFVQCTQRLAAK
- the trpC gene encoding indole-3-glycerol phosphate synthase TrpC, with amino-acid sequence MSDILNKIIATKHEEVAAALLVKSLAIVEAEAAAQPSPRDFVGAIRDKVSHGQPAIIAEIKKASPSKGVIRPDFHPAEIARSYEQHGAACLSVLTDRQYFQGCPEYLQAARAACTLPVLRKDFMVDHYQVAEARAMGADAILLIAAALSLAEMQQLEAQAHGYGMAVLVEVHNGEELDAALQLKTPLLGINNRNLRTFDVTLDTTLGLLARIPADRIVVTESGILKPEDVALMRANKVQCFLVGEAFMRAPEPGVELARLFA
- a CDS encoding porin; translation: MQKKIIALAVAALASTAAFAQTNVTIYGIADASVSATTNLGATTGQTGFKVNTGTLSTSRIGFKGVEDLGNGLKALFTLEYGLAIDDNTGIGTGTNIARQQFVGLTGGFGTVIAGRLQTTGLDFTVAGSALGGSAPLGATNVATATAGTGLINGTQMITGLYGRQSNAVAYVSPSFGGVVVAYNHARITEAALSTNTTDSHGDLISVGYDNGPISAGAIYTKATMANTLANDNLKEWGLRAGYDFKVVKLQATYQQAKSDDTATYVGKDKKWVVSATVPIGAKLAVIGEFASLSVDSTAANDDVKVGTLATTYALSKRTTAYAAFVAKRSQDLNADTNTYALGLRHAF
- a CDS encoding glutamate 5-kinase, which translates into the protein MSKTRLATAKRLVVKVGSALVTNNGAGLDLAAIEDWARQISILREQGKQVVLVSSGAIACGMQRLGWAKRPKTVHELQAAAAVGQMGLAQVYEGAFAKHGLHTAQILLTHDDLADRKRYLNARSTMTTLLELGVVPIINENDTVVTDEIKFGDNDTLGALVANLIEADALIILTDQIGLFTADPRKDTSATLISEARAGDVSLEAMAGGAGTRIGTGGMITKVIAAKRAARSGAHTAIASGREIDPIIRLAAGEPVGTLLVSETQPLAARKQWLADHLQLAGRLILDDGAVNALKAGKSLLPIGVIAAEGEFERGAAVACISGDGHEIARGLTNYGSGEARLITRKSTLDIENILGYVDEPEFIHRDNLILIG
- the obgE gene encoding GTPase ObgE translates to MKFIDEAKIYVKAGDGGNGAATFRREKYIPMGGPNGGDGGRGGSIYVVADCNINTLVDYRYTRKFIGKRGENGGGADCYGAGGDDIVLRMPVGTVISDLNTGEILADLDVNEKKILIAKGGKGGLGNIHFKSSTNRAPRQKTNGDQGEEHELTLELRVLADVGLLGLPNAGKSTLIRAVSSARPKVADYPFTTLHPNLGVVRVDAEKSFVMADVPGLIEGAADGAGLGIRFLKHLQRTRILLHLVDIAPIDPDANPVRDAKAIVGELIKHDPALADKPRWLVLNKLDLIPEEDREAAVKNFIKAYKKATKYDGPVFPITAISGDGTKPLIYAIQEALEHMARPEIPDDDEDTEDNAAEE
- the rpmA gene encoding 50S ribosomal protein L27 produces the protein MAHKKAGGSSRNGRDSQAQRLGVKRYGGQFILAGNIIVRQRGTEFHPGDNVGCGKDHTLFALKDGVVQFSIKGLKKRRVVTIVPAAE
- the rplU gene encoding 50S ribosomal protein L21 produces the protein MYAVIKTGGKQYRVTNGLKLKVEQIPADVGAEVTLDQVLMAGEGESVKIGAPFLAGATVKATVISHGRHDKVKIFKMRRRKHYQKHQGHRQNYTELRIDAIAA
- a CDS encoding FKBP-type peptidyl-prolyl cis-trans isomerase, whose translation is MAEITTASGLVYEDTVVGEGAEAKAGHQVSVHYTGWLTNGSKFDSSKDRNDPFEFSLGMRQVIGGWDEGVQGMKIGGTRKLTIPPQLGYGARGAGGVIPPNATLVFEVELLGLR
- a CDS encoding pseudouridine synthase, coding for MRAKTKSFEAAPKWPARDEASAAAPADVTEEAPALPEGTLGVRRSATPSPRAPNKKPLRGGSSLRKPYAPKAAPVAATEWSVKADRPERSAKPAPVVRQPVVRDGPPPEGVRLSKVMSERGMCSRREADLWIERGWVFVDGERVSELGSRIDPNAEVAISKEAKFDQAKQVTVLLNKPIGYVSGQPEPGFTPAITLITPDNQMRQSGDPEFKPWMLRSLAPSGRLDIDSTGLLVLTQDGRVAKKLIGEDSPVEKEYLVRVAGEMIKGGLNLLKHGLELDGKALKPAWVKQLNEDQLHFILKEGKKRQIRRMCELVGLRVIGLKRVRIGRVKLGELEIGQWRFLRADESF
- a CDS encoding MaoC family dehydratase, producing the protein MTFYIEDLQPGMSHTMGKTVTDADIVLFAGVSTDTNAVHLDEEFGKTTPFGGRIAHGMLSASFISAVLGAHLPGPGTIYLGQTLKFKAPVRPGDTVKTTVTVKEVVAAKKRVILDTICKVGDTVVIEGEATVMIGNKPA
- a CDS encoding ABC transporter permease is translated as MLFTDAFQLAVRAITAQRLRSFLTLLGIGVGIAAVILLTSIGEGIHRFVLGEFTQFGTNVISIVPGKTKTGGSPSGLPSSARPLSLDDAKSLERLPHVVAVTPNVRGNAEVEGNGRTRRTLIYGVNSKLPQIFRSTVQSGQFLPADDEGSARAFVVLGSKLKAELFGSENPLGQRLRVGGLHFRIIGVLAPKGQFLGIDLDDTAFVPTARAQELFNREGVDEINVAAEEGIPSALIASRIKAHLIERHSREDFTIVTQEDMLKTLSNILNVLTMAVGALGGISLLVGGVGIVTIMTIAVTERTGEIGLLVALGAPRRTILLLFLGEAVALSALGGLFGLVLGFGLAQLIHFALPALPVHTPLTFVLLAEGIAIVIGLLAGVLPARNAARLDPVEALRAE